In the genome of Paenibacillus pabuli, one region contains:
- a CDS encoding TrkH family potassium uptake protein, whose protein sequence is MKFRLHIAKFLSPPLILVGGFMLIITIGTILLMLPISNQSGKHLAFIDALFTSTSAACVTGLVVVDVGTTFNLFGQIVIMVLMQLGGLGFMTIATLFALVLGKRISLKDRLLLKEAINADSMEGIVRIIRKVLIFSFTIEGVAAFILALRWATEMPLGQAVYYGAFHSVSLFNNGGFDLFGNSFQYYTGDWLFNLTASVLVVSGGLGFVVLNDLFEFRKRRRLSLQSKLVLSVSGALIGIGAIVLFVFEFTNGHTLASLSWSEKIYASFFQSVSTRSSGTSTIDITQMRQATQFFFILLMFIGASPGSTGGGIKTTTFLIMIGAVYAMIRGNKDIVFFRQRVPKELLMRALTIIMVSLIIFMVVVMLLLTTEDAPFLSLMFEAASAIGTVGLSVGVTHELTVWGKVIIAFTMFIGRIGPLTIAYALRPRKEKKLYRHPEGRIIIG, encoded by the coding sequence ATGAAGTTTAGGCTTCACATTGCTAAATTCCTATCACCTCCACTCATCCTGGTTGGTGGCTTTATGCTTATTATCACAATCGGTACAATTTTGCTAATGCTGCCCATATCCAATCAAAGCGGAAAGCATTTGGCGTTTATCGATGCGCTTTTTACATCTACCTCTGCCGCTTGTGTAACCGGGCTGGTCGTAGTGGATGTAGGGACAACCTTCAACCTGTTTGGCCAAATTGTGATTATGGTGCTTATGCAGCTAGGTGGGCTCGGCTTCATGACCATCGCAACATTGTTTGCGTTGGTGTTGGGCAAGCGAATCTCGCTTAAGGACAGGCTGCTGCTCAAAGAGGCTATCAACGCTGACAGTATGGAAGGCATTGTACGCATTATCCGCAAGGTGCTAATTTTTTCGTTTACCATTGAAGGAGTGGCAGCCTTTATACTGGCACTGCGCTGGGCAACGGAGATGCCTTTGGGGCAGGCGGTATACTATGGTGCCTTTCATTCGGTCTCATTATTTAATAATGGTGGTTTCGATCTGTTCGGTAACAGTTTTCAGTATTATACGGGGGACTGGTTGTTTAACCTGACAGCTTCCGTGCTGGTTGTATCGGGTGGACTTGGCTTTGTGGTACTGAATGATTTGTTTGAGTTCCGCAAGCGTCGTCGCTTATCGTTGCAGTCCAAACTGGTGTTGTCTGTATCAGGTGCGCTGATTGGTATTGGTGCAATCGTGTTATTTGTATTTGAATTCACCAATGGGCACACGTTGGCTTCTCTCAGTTGGAGCGAAAAGATCTATGCCTCGTTCTTCCAATCTGTATCTACGCGTTCGTCGGGTACAAGTACCATTGATATTACCCAAATGAGGCAGGCTACCCAGTTCTTCTTCATTCTGTTGATGTTTATTGGGGCATCTCCGGGATCTACCGGGGGTGGGATCAAGACGACTACGTTCCTGATCATGATTGGAGCGGTATATGCCATGATTCGAGGCAATAAAGATATTGTATTTTTCCGTCAGCGTGTTCCGAAAGAGTTGCTGATGAGAGCGTTAACGATTATTATGGTTTCCTTGATCATATTCATGGTTGTAGTCATGCTGCTGCTTACGACAGAGGATGCTCCTTTCCTTTCACTCATGTTTGAAGCGGCCTCGGCGATTGGGACAGTAGGTCTGTCGGTGGGAGTAACGCATGAGTTAACGGTATGGGGAAAAGTGATTATCGCCTTCACGATGTTTATCGGACGTATTGGACCACTGACCATCGCATACGCGCTTCGTCCGCGCAAAGAGAAAAAGCTGTATCGCCATCCGGAGGGCCGGATTATAATTGGATAA
- a CDS encoding TetR/AcrR family transcriptional regulator — protein sequence MPKIVDHDKQRLLVAEAAWRVIRRDGMEQASVRNIALEAGISAGSMRHYFATQSELLLFAMNLVSERVFTRITQMSFDAAPLENMKLLLLELLPSTDEKMAEMEVWYAFTAKSKTDPALKEHADKVYDDLRHAMATVITYLMELNLSRTDLDKELEIERLYALVDGLGIHAILRPDQMNTKIMGDILTMHLATLCKDA from the coding sequence ATGCCTAAAATAGTCGATCACGATAAACAACGTCTGCTCGTAGCCGAAGCCGCTTGGCGTGTCATCCGAAGAGATGGCATGGAACAGGCTTCTGTTCGAAACATTGCATTAGAAGCTGGAATATCGGCTGGGTCTATGCGACACTACTTTGCAACTCAATCAGAACTGCTCCTATTTGCAATGAATCTGGTATCCGAACGGGTATTCACTCGAATTACACAAATGTCCTTTGACGCTGCCCCTCTGGAGAATATGAAGCTTCTGTTGCTGGAACTTTTGCCAAGTACGGATGAGAAAATGGCGGAAATGGAGGTGTGGTATGCTTTTACAGCCAAGTCCAAAACAGATCCCGCTCTCAAAGAGCATGCCGACAAAGTCTATGATGACCTTAGACACGCAATGGCTACGGTTATCACCTACCTTATGGAGCTCAATCTCTCGCGAACAGACCTCGATAAGGAGCTGGAAATTGAACGGCTATACGCACTTGTCGACGGTTTGGGAATTCATGCGATTCTTCGTCCTGACCAGATGAACACCAAGATTATGGGGGACATCCTTACTATGCATCTTGCAACGTTATGCAAGGATGCATAA
- the guaB gene encoding IMP dehydrogenase translates to MWEDKFGKEGFTFDDVLLVPRKSETLPKEVDVSVRLSDSVKLNIPLISAGMDTVTEATLAIAIAREGGIGIIHKNMSVEQQAEEVDRVKRSESGVITNPFSLTAEHLVSDAESVMAKYRISGVPIVEGDQKLVGILTNRDLRFIHDFSIKISEVMTRENLVTAPVGTTLQEAEGILQKHKIEKLPLVDESNTLKGLITIKDIEKAIQFPNAAKDAQGRLLVGAAIGISKDTFERADALVQAGVDLITVDSAHGHHINIIDAVRQLRERFPNLTIVAGNVATGDATRELIEAGASVVKVGIGPGSICTTRVIAGIGVPQVTAVYDCASVAREYGVPIIADGGIKYSGEITKALAAGAHAVMLGSLFAGTAESPGETEIFQGRSYKVYRGMGSMAAMKQGSKDRYFQDDDKKLVPEGIEGRVAYKGPLSDTIHQLIGGLRSGMGYCGTSSLEQLRNNTQFIRITGAGLRESHPHDVQITKEAPNYSL, encoded by the coding sequence GTGTGGGAAGATAAATTTGGTAAGGAAGGTTTCACCTTCGACGATGTACTGCTGGTGCCCCGGAAGTCCGAGACACTGCCTAAAGAAGTGGACGTATCTGTTCGTTTGAGTGACAGCGTTAAACTAAATATTCCTTTGATTAGTGCTGGTATGGATACTGTTACCGAAGCGACATTGGCTATTGCTATTGCCCGTGAAGGCGGTATTGGTATCATCCATAAAAATATGTCTGTTGAGCAGCAAGCGGAGGAAGTGGATCGGGTTAAGCGCTCAGAGAGTGGTGTTATAACTAACCCGTTCTCATTGACAGCGGAACATCTGGTTTCTGATGCAGAATCCGTTATGGCGAAGTATCGCATTTCCGGTGTACCCATTGTTGAAGGAGATCAAAAGCTTGTGGGTATCCTGACAAATCGTGACTTGCGTTTCATCCACGACTTCTCCATTAAAATCAGTGAAGTCATGACTCGTGAGAATTTGGTTACTGCGCCTGTAGGTACTACACTGCAAGAAGCAGAAGGCATCCTCCAGAAGCATAAAATCGAGAAACTTCCATTAGTAGATGAGTCCAACACACTGAAAGGTCTCATTACTATTAAAGATATCGAAAAAGCAATTCAATTCCCTAACGCAGCTAAAGATGCACAAGGACGTTTGCTGGTTGGCGCAGCGATTGGGATTTCCAAAGATACCTTTGAACGTGCGGATGCATTGGTTCAAGCTGGTGTGGATCTGATCACGGTAGACTCGGCACACGGACATCACATTAACATCATTGATGCGGTTCGTCAGCTGCGCGAGCGTTTCCCGAACCTCACAATTGTTGCAGGTAACGTTGCTACAGGTGATGCAACCCGTGAATTGATCGAAGCAGGGGCGTCGGTTGTAAAAGTGGGAATTGGTCCAGGTTCCATCTGTACAACTCGTGTAATTGCTGGTATTGGTGTTCCTCAAGTTACAGCAGTATACGATTGTGCAAGTGTAGCGCGTGAATACGGCGTACCCATCATTGCTGACGGTGGTATCAAGTACTCTGGTGAGATCACCAAGGCTCTTGCTGCAGGTGCTCATGCAGTTATGTTGGGAAGCTTGTTTGCAGGTACGGCGGAAAGCCCGGGAGAAACGGAAATCTTCCAAGGGCGAAGCTACAAAGTTTACCGCGGTATGGGTTCAATGGCTGCGATGAAACAAGGAAGTAAAGATCGTTACTTCCAAGACGATGACAAGAAACTGGTTCCGGAAGGAATTGAGGGACGTGTTGCATACAAAGGGCCATTATCTGATACCATCCATCAGTTGATCGGTGGTCTTCGCTCAGGTATGGGATACTGTGGTACAAGCAGTTTGGAACAGCTTCGTAACAACACTCAATTCATTCGTATTACAGGTGCGGGACTTCGTGAGAGTCATCCGCATGATGTGCAAATTACGAAAGAAGCTCCTAACTACTCGTTGTAA
- a CDS encoding D-alanyl-D-alanine carboxypeptidase family protein, whose translation MKAKQMNKKKRQMLKKSVASVMLINMLCMSAVMPVMAAANDSGQVLTAAATTTKTEKAVEIPSADSLGLDVRSAVLMEASTGQILLNVNADKAMPPASMTKMMTEYIVAEQVKQGKFSWDDVVTVGENAAKSTGSRIFLAKGDQHTVKELYIAMAVGSANDATVALAEYVAGSEQAFVKMMNDEAKRMGMKDSYFINSTGLDRADMPADFRPAEDKEIVMSARDAAILCRYIIMDHPDYKDFTTIQSYKFRPNDKDPIINYNWMLEANKNITNFKSYAYEGLDGMKTGHTTNAGNNFTGTAERNGMRLISVVMGTDSEPARFRETKKVLDYGFNNFEVKQAVAAKTKVTGWEAVPVKKGTETTVPVVTDNAVSFVVPKGTQNLDVTFKANVTEADKLVAPIKAGTKVGTVTYTYKAEGIEPQEKTVNLITAEEAEKGGWFRLFFRAVKDFFVDLFDGIKNLF comes from the coding sequence TTGAAAGCCAAACAAATGAATAAGAAAAAACGTCAAATGCTCAAAAAAAGCGTAGCCTCGGTTATGCTGATCAACATGCTCTGCATGTCTGCGGTAATGCCGGTTATGGCTGCTGCAAACGATTCAGGACAGGTGTTGACTGCGGCAGCGACAACAACGAAGACAGAAAAAGCTGTGGAGATTCCTTCGGCAGACTCACTGGGACTCGATGTTAGATCCGCCGTGCTGATGGAGGCCTCAACGGGTCAAATTCTGCTTAATGTTAATGCTGATAAAGCTATGCCGCCTGCCAGTATGACAAAAATGATGACAGAGTATATTGTGGCTGAGCAAGTCAAACAAGGGAAATTTAGCTGGGATGATGTCGTCACTGTAGGTGAAAATGCAGCCAAGAGTACAGGCTCGCGCATTTTCCTGGCAAAAGGTGACCAGCATACGGTCAAGGAGCTATACATAGCTATGGCTGTAGGTTCTGCTAACGATGCTACAGTTGCTTTGGCTGAATATGTTGCAGGCTCCGAGCAAGCTTTTGTAAAAATGATGAATGATGAAGCAAAGCGTATGGGAATGAAAGATAGCTATTTCATCAACTCCACAGGTCTGGATCGTGCGGATATGCCAGCGGATTTCCGCCCCGCTGAAGATAAAGAAATCGTTATGTCAGCGCGAGATGCAGCCATTTTATGCAGATATATCATCATGGACCACCCGGACTACAAAGATTTCACAACGATTCAATCCTACAAATTCCGTCCCAATGATAAAGATCCAATCATCAACTATAACTGGATGCTGGAAGCGAATAAAAATATCACCAATTTCAAAAGCTATGCCTACGAGGGTCTGGACGGGATGAAAACAGGCCATACCACGAACGCAGGGAATAACTTTACAGGTACTGCCGAGCGGAATGGCATGCGTCTGATTAGTGTAGTTATGGGTACTGATTCGGAGCCGGCACGTTTTAGAGAAACGAAGAAAGTACTTGATTATGGATTCAACAACTTTGAAGTTAAACAGGCGGTTGCTGCCAAAACTAAAGTCACAGGCTGGGAAGCTGTACCTGTGAAAAAAGGGACGGAAACGACTGTACCTGTAGTGACGGATAATGCTGTTAGTTTCGTTGTACCCAAAGGTACTCAAAACCTGGACGTGACATTCAAAGCAAATGTAACTGAGGCAGATAAGCTGGTAGCTCCAATCAAGGCCGGAACCAAGGTTGGGACAGTTACTTATACGTACAAAGCTGAGGGGATTGAACCTCAGGAGAAGACAGTGAACCTCATCACCGCAGAAGAAGCCGAAAAAGGCGGTTGGTTCCGTCTCTTCTTCCGTGCAGTGAAAGACTTTTTCGTTGATTTGTTTGATGGTATCAAAAACCTGTTCTAA
- the pdxT gene encoding pyridoxal 5'-phosphate synthase glutaminase subunit PdxT, protein MRIGVLALQGAVTEHIRSIERAGAEGLAIKQVQQLEELDGLILPGGESTTIGKLMRKYGFMEAIRAFAAEGKPVFGTCAGLIVMAKHIAGQEEAHLELMDMTVSRNAFGRQRESFETDLPIKGIEETVRAVFIRAPLIESVGEEVEVLSTYKDEIVTARQGHLLACSYHPELTDDYRLHAYFVDMARSYKQSVQNQ, encoded by the coding sequence ATGAGGATCGGCGTATTAGCACTTCAAGGGGCAGTCACCGAGCATATTCGTAGTATTGAACGGGCCGGAGCAGAAGGGTTGGCTATCAAACAGGTTCAGCAACTCGAGGAGCTGGATGGGTTAATTCTTCCTGGCGGTGAGAGTACCACGATTGGCAAACTGATGCGCAAATATGGTTTTATGGAGGCCATTCGGGCATTCGCTGCTGAGGGTAAACCGGTATTCGGCACCTGTGCTGGTTTGATCGTTATGGCTAAACATATTGCAGGACAAGAGGAAGCACATCTGGAGCTAATGGATATGACTGTATCCAGAAATGCATTTGGACGTCAGAGGGAAAGTTTTGAAACGGACCTTCCGATAAAAGGTATTGAGGAGACGGTAAGGGCTGTGTTCATACGAGCACCCCTAATTGAGAGTGTGGGTGAAGAGGTAGAGGTTCTCTCCACTTACAAGGATGAGATTGTTACTGCTCGTCAGGGGCATTTACTGGCTTGTTCCTATCATCCTGAACTAACAGATGATTATCGACTGCATGCGTACTTTGTGGACATGGCAAGGTCGTATAAACAATCTGTACAGAACCAATAG
- the serS gene encoding serine--tRNA ligase, whose protein sequence is MLDVKILRNEYARVEEALTKRGKSLDLIAGFTDMDAKRRELLQESENLKSRRNTVSGEVAKLKKNGENADELILEMREVSDRIKAMDEEVRELEVKINDLTMAIPNIPNESVPVGASEDDNVEIRRWEEPKSFAFTPKAHWEIAQDLDILDFEAAAKVTGSRFTFYKGLGARLERALINFMMDLHSDQHGYEEILPPYIVNRDSLFGTGQLPKFEEDLFKLKDTEYYLIPTAEVPVTNYHREEILNADQLPKHFVAYSSCFRSEAGSAGRDTRGLIRQHQFNKVELLKLSSPETSYEELENMTQNAERVLQLLGLPYRVLTLCTADMGFTSAKTYDIEVWLPESNTYREISSCSNCEDFQARRANIRFRREPKAKPEFVHTLNGSGLAVGRTVAAILENYQQEDGTVVIPEALRPYMGGVDVIARRS, encoded by the coding sequence GTGCTTGATGTGAAAATATTGCGGAATGAATACGCGCGTGTTGAAGAAGCTTTAACGAAACGTGGCAAATCGCTGGATCTAATCGCCGGGTTCACAGACATGGATGCCAAGCGTCGTGAGTTGCTGCAAGAGAGTGAAAACCTGAAAAGCCGCCGGAATACGGTATCGGGGGAAGTTGCCAAGCTTAAAAAGAACGGTGAAAACGCAGACGAGTTGATCCTTGAGATGCGCGAAGTCTCCGATCGAATCAAAGCAATGGATGAAGAAGTACGTGAGTTGGAAGTGAAGATTAACGATCTGACTATGGCAATCCCGAATATTCCTAATGAGAGTGTACCTGTTGGTGCGTCCGAAGATGATAATGTGGAGATTCGTCGCTGGGAAGAACCGAAGTCATTTGCATTTACACCAAAAGCACATTGGGAAATTGCACAGGATCTCGACATTTTGGATTTTGAAGCAGCTGCCAAAGTAACAGGATCCCGTTTTACTTTTTATAAAGGACTGGGTGCACGTTTGGAACGTGCTTTGATTAACTTCATGATGGATCTGCACAGCGATCAGCATGGCTATGAAGAAATTCTGCCTCCATACATTGTTAACCGTGACAGCTTGTTTGGAACAGGTCAACTGCCGAAATTCGAGGAAGATCTGTTTAAGCTGAAAGATACCGAGTATTATCTGATTCCTACCGCTGAAGTTCCTGTAACGAACTATCATCGCGAAGAGATTTTGAATGCAGACCAGCTGCCTAAACATTTTGTAGCATACAGCTCGTGTTTCCGATCCGAGGCAGGTTCTGCTGGAAGGGATACACGCGGCTTGATTCGTCAGCATCAGTTCAATAAAGTTGAGTTGTTGAAACTGTCTTCGCCTGAGACTTCTTATGAGGAATTGGAGAACATGACCCAAAATGCGGAGCGTGTGCTTCAATTATTAGGGCTGCCTTACCGTGTTCTTACGTTGTGTACAGCAGATATGGGCTTCACTTCTGCCAAAACATATGACATTGAGGTCTGGTTGCCGGAAAGCAATACGTATCGTGAAATCTCGTCTTGCTCGAACTGTGAAGACTTCCAAGCACGTCGGGCTAATATCCGTTTCCGTAGAGAGCCAAAAGCGAAACCGGAATTTGTCCATACGTTAAACGGTTCAGGACTGGCAGTAGGGCGTACCGTAGCTGCTATTCTGGAGAACTACCAACAAGAGGATGGAACAGTGGTTATTCCTGAAGCGCTTCGTCCTTACATGGGTGGAGTCGACGTGATTGCCCGTCGTTCCTAG
- a CDS encoding small acid-soluble spore protein P: MSKPKATPVPEAQAAEQHRKPEKHSSMQEPLSGSKKVKNQNHVDHNNPQG; encoded by the coding sequence ATGAGCAAACCTAAAGCAACACCTGTGCCTGAGGCTCAGGCTGCTGAGCAGCATCGAAAACCTGAAAAGCATTCTTCCATGCAGGAACCGTTATCAGGCTCCAAAAAAGTGAAAAACCAGAACCATGTCGATCATAACAATCCTCAAGGCTAA